A genomic window from Desulfonatronum thiosulfatophilum includes:
- a CDS encoding exo-alpha-sialidase: MLKGFRFFSRRALLLTFAMIFMAGPAWGATKVIQWDDPVEVAEGEAFRGPWQMNESDWRFVDDPSVALTEDRQAGVVWVDQARQDLFFQVYGPDGEPRFDEPVNVSRSPEVFSWLPRVIMSGGEPETVFILWQEIIFSGGSHGGDILFARSQDGGRTFSEPLNLSNTIAGAGKGRLSRDIWFNGSLDMALGPEGNIYVVWTEYEGALRFSHSTDQGQSFSESLLIAGGRSEPPARGPSLAVSPEGEIHLAWSVGEEGAADIRYTRSTDHGRSFFAEHRFIVPSTGFSDAPKIAADERGIVHIAYTEGPFGPLQGLQVHYSQSVNGGLFPEAIEISQDHAESFAGAGFPSLELDGQGNVYVLWELFPEKGFTHPSGLGITFSDDNGQTFADPIIVPGTDDPGLGFNGSQQGMFMNKLAVNRNGDLAIVNSTFKAGESSRIRLIRGRIAAEE; this comes from the coding sequence ACTACTGTTGACCTTCGCCATGATCTTCATGGCTGGTCCGGCTTGGGGAGCCACCAAGGTGATCCAGTGGGACGATCCCGTTGAAGTGGCTGAAGGCGAGGCGTTTCGCGGGCCCTGGCAGATGAACGAGTCAGACTGGCGTTTTGTCGACGATCCGTCCGTGGCCCTCACAGAGGACCGCCAAGCCGGCGTGGTCTGGGTCGATCAGGCTCGGCAGGATCTTTTTTTTCAGGTTTATGGTCCGGATGGAGAGCCGCGTTTCGACGAGCCGGTGAACGTGTCCCGAAGTCCGGAGGTCTTTTCGTGGCTGCCCCGGGTAATCATGTCCGGCGGTGAACCGGAAACCGTGTTCATCCTGTGGCAGGAGATTATCTTTTCAGGCGGCTCCCACGGCGGGGACATCCTTTTTGCCCGTTCCCAGGACGGCGGGCGCACCTTTTCCGAACCGCTGAATCTCTCCAACACCATTGCCGGAGCCGGCAAGGGACGCCTCTCACGGGATATCTGGTTCAACGGCAGCCTGGATATGGCCCTGGGACCCGAAGGAAATATCTATGTCGTCTGGACGGAGTATGAGGGCGCTCTGCGTTTCAGCCACTCTACGGATCAGGGGCAAAGCTTCTCCGAATCGTTGTTGATCGCAGGAGGACGCAGCGAACCGCCTGCCCGGGGTCCCAGCCTGGCTGTCAGCCCGGAGGGCGAGATTCATCTGGCATGGTCCGTGGGGGAGGAAGGCGCAGCGGACATCAGATACACCCGATCCACGGATCATGGCCGATCGTTCTTCGCCGAACACCGGTTTATCGTCCCAAGCACCGGCTTCTCCGACGCACCGAAGATTGCAGCGGACGAGCGGGGAATCGTGCATATCGCCTACACCGAGGGGCCATTCGGGCCGTTACAGGGTCTGCAGGTCCACTACTCCCAATCCGTGAACGGCGGTCTATTTCCCGAAGCCATCGAGATTTCCCAGGACCATGCCGAAAGCTTTGCCGGCGCTGGCTTTCCGTCTCTGGAACTGGACGGCCAGGGCAACGTGTACGTGCTCTGGGAACTCTTTCCGGAGAAAGGATTTACCCATCCCAGCGGGCTTGGAATCACCTTCTCTGACGACAATGGCCAGACTTTTGCCGACCCGATCATCGTCCCCGGCACGGATGATCCGGGGCTGGGCTTCAACGGAAGCCAGCAAGGGATGTTCATGAACAAGCTGGCCGTGAACCGCAACGGGGACCTGGCCATCGTCAACAGCACCTTCAAGGCTGGTGAATCCAGCCGAATCCGTCTGATCCGCGGCAGGATCGCCGCGGAGGAATAA